A genomic window from Corynebacterium fournieri includes:
- a CDS encoding CG0192 family protein, whose product MAEAIIYDATLSPTKDRLLSEHSPIVERLGSYRVVDRDGEVGIEVLVGRDANGALRQFGVSYRDAGAKLDDELTPMDHSVLGARSVAPLNADPVAVRELIHTILAGGDGASFSNGEPIFAVRGTGLTPDAAVGAVEIEDHNEYTSIGTVEIDAQPQRYQLRLTREILDAQVAEPEDLALVRTDDGVILMRLEVWK is encoded by the coding sequence ATGGCCGAAGCAATCATTTACGACGCGACCCTTTCCCCGACGAAAGACCGGCTCCTTTCCGAGCACTCCCCCATCGTGGAACGCCTCGGTTCCTACCGTGTGGTGGACCGCGACGGGGAGGTGGGCATCGAGGTCCTCGTCGGCCGCGATGCCAACGGAGCGCTTCGGCAGTTCGGGGTCTCCTACCGCGACGCGGGAGCCAAGCTTGACGACGAGCTGACGCCCATGGACCACTCCGTCCTCGGTGCCCGATCTGTTGCACCGCTCAACGCGGATCCGGTGGCGGTTCGCGAGCTGATTCACACAATCCTCGCGGGTGGGGATGGCGCGTCCTTTAGCAACGGCGAGCCGATCTTCGCCGTGCGCGGCACCGGCCTGACCCCTGACGCAGCCGTGGGCGCAGTGGAGATTGAGGACCACAACGAGTACACCAGCATCGGCACCGTGGAGATCGACGCGCAACCGCAGCGCTACCAGCTGCGCCTCACCCGCGAGATCCTCGACGCCCAGGTGGCAGAGCCGGAGGACCTCGCGCTCGTGCGCACCGATGACGGCGTGATCCTCATGCGCCTCGAGGTGTGGAAGTAG
- the zupT gene encoding zinc transporter ZupT encodes MDLATATPGAVTVALGISLLAGLSTGFGGLIVALKRSPGPGFLAGALGFSAGVMVYISFMELLPEGIDGLAEAGNVSAELWGAVAFFAGIALIALIDRFVPEEINPHEEPDASGVSRARLRNVGVLSAVAIAVHNFPEGFATFAVALADPALALPIAIAIAIHNIPEGIAVAVPLRQATGSKWKAAGWATLSGLAEPLGAVIGFLLLRPFLGSQTLGYTFAAIAGIMVFVSLDKLLPTAIATGKHHTAIYGMIIGMAVMAASLLILPG; translated from the coding sequence ATGGATCTTGCAACAGCTACCCCGGGTGCCGTCACCGTCGCGCTCGGGATCTCCCTGTTGGCGGGCCTGTCCACCGGCTTCGGCGGCCTTATCGTGGCGCTGAAGCGCTCCCCGGGGCCAGGCTTTTTAGCTGGCGCGTTGGGGTTTTCCGCCGGCGTGATGGTCTACATTTCATTCATGGAGCTTCTGCCGGAGGGGATCGACGGGCTTGCGGAAGCGGGCAACGTATCCGCGGAGCTGTGGGGCGCAGTGGCGTTTTTCGCCGGCATTGCGCTCATCGCGCTGATTGACAGGTTCGTGCCGGAGGAGATCAACCCGCACGAAGAGCCGGACGCTTCCGGGGTGAGCCGCGCCCGGCTGCGCAACGTCGGCGTACTCAGCGCCGTGGCGATCGCGGTGCACAACTTCCCGGAGGGGTTTGCCACGTTCGCGGTGGCGTTGGCGGACCCGGCGCTCGCGTTGCCGATCGCAATCGCGATTGCGATTCACAACATCCCCGAGGGCATCGCCGTGGCCGTGCCGCTGCGGCAGGCCACCGGCTCGAAGTGGAAAGCCGCCGGCTGGGCCACCCTATCCGGTCTGGCGGAGCCGCTCGGCGCCGTCATTGGTTTTCTGCTGCTGCGGCCGTTTCTGGGCTCGCAGACGTTGGGCTACACCTTCGCCGCGATCGCCGGAATCATGGTCTTTGTCAGCCTGGATAAATTGCTGCCCACCGCTATTGCCACAGGCAAGCACCACACCGCCATCTACGGCATGATCATCGGCATGGCCGTCATGGCAGCCAGCCTGCTCATCCTGCCGGGCTAA
- a CDS encoding acetyl-CoA hydrolase/transferase family protein — protein sequence MSDRIASAKLRDKVMSAEEAVQFVNHGDKVGTSGFTGAGYPKAMPAAIADKAKAAHEKGQDFSIDMYTGASTAPECDGVLAEAGALRYRMPYQSDPTMRKKINAGEMKFQDIHLSHSGMMVEQGFFGEVDLAIVEAVRITEDGNIVPSSSVGNSVEFLNAAKKIIIEVNSWQSEELEGMHDIWTVPPLPNRIPIPITKCGDRIGTTYIEIDPEKVVAVVETNDPDRNAPFKAPDEISEKIAGNFLDFLENEVKAGRLAYDGYVMQSGVGNVPNAVMAGLMDSKFENIQAYTEVIQDGMVDLIDAGKMTVASATSFSLSPEYAEKMNREASRYRESIILRPQSISNHPEVIRRTGLIASNGMIEADIYGNANSTHINGSRLMNALGGSGDFTRNAYISSFISPSIAKDGAISAIVPFASHIDHNEHDAMVFITEYGVADLRGLAPRDRPAKMISIAHPSYRPLLEEYVERASKCKYQATPHDLRHAFDFHLRMEETGTMMKED from the coding sequence ATGAGCGATCGCATCGCAAGCGCGAAGCTGCGCGACAAGGTCATGTCCGCCGAAGAGGCTGTCCAGTTTGTCAACCACGGCGACAAGGTGGGCACCTCCGGCTTCACGGGCGCAGGCTACCCCAAGGCCATGCCCGCCGCGATTGCGGACAAGGCGAAGGCCGCCCATGAAAAGGGCCAGGACTTCTCCATCGACATGTACACCGGCGCCTCCACGGCCCCGGAGTGCGACGGTGTGCTGGCGGAAGCTGGCGCGCTGCGCTACCGCATGCCGTACCAGTCGGACCCGACCATGCGTAAGAAGATCAACGCGGGCGAGATGAAGTTCCAGGACATCCACCTGTCCCACTCCGGCATGATGGTGGAGCAGGGCTTCTTCGGTGAGGTTGACCTGGCCATCGTCGAGGCCGTGCGCATCACCGAGGATGGCAACATCGTCCCGTCGTCCTCCGTGGGCAACTCCGTGGAGTTCCTCAACGCGGCCAAGAAGATCATCATCGAGGTCAACTCCTGGCAGTCCGAGGAACTCGAGGGCATGCACGACATCTGGACCGTGCCGCCGCTGCCGAACCGTATCCCGATCCCGATCACCAAGTGCGGCGACCGCATCGGCACCACCTACATCGAGATTGACCCGGAGAAGGTCGTCGCGGTCGTCGAGACGAACGACCCGGACCGCAACGCTCCGTTCAAGGCGCCGGACGAGATCTCCGAGAAGATCGCGGGCAACTTCCTCGACTTCCTGGAAAACGAGGTCAAGGCTGGCCGCCTGGCGTACGACGGCTACGTCATGCAGTCCGGCGTGGGCAACGTCCCCAACGCTGTGATGGCGGGCCTAATGGACTCCAAGTTCGAGAACATCCAGGCCTACACCGAGGTGATCCAGGACGGCATGGTCGACCTGATCGACGCGGGCAAGATGACCGTGGCCTCCGCCACCTCCTTCTCCCTGTCGCCGGAGTACGCGGAGAAGATGAACCGTGAGGCGTCGCGCTACCGCGAGTCCATCATCTTGCGCCCGCAGTCCATCTCCAACCACCCGGAGGTCATTCGCCGCACGGGCCTGATCGCCTCCAACGGCATGATCGAGGCCGACATCTACGGCAACGCCAACTCCACCCACATCAACGGCTCCCGTCTGATGAACGCGCTGGGCGGCTCAGGCGACTTCACCCGCAACGCCTACATCTCCTCGTTCATCTCCCCGTCGATCGCCAAGGATGGCGCCATTTCCGCGATCGTCCCGTTCGCGTCGCACATCGACCACAACGAGCACGACGCTATGGTCTTCATCACCGAGTACGGCGTGGCCGACCTGCGCGGCCTGGCGCCGCGTGACCGTCCGGCGAAGATGATCTCGATTGCGCACCCGTCCTACCGTCCGCTGCTGGAGGAGTACGTCGAGCGCGCCTCCAAGTGCAAGTACCAGGCAACGCCGCACGACCTGCGCCACGCCTTTGACTTCCACCTGCGCATGGAGGAGACCGGCACGATGATGAAGGAGGACTAA